Proteins encoded by one window of Antechinus flavipes isolate AdamAnt ecotype Samford, QLD, Australia chromosome 4, AdamAnt_v2, whole genome shotgun sequence:
- the ENPP5 gene encoding ectonucleotide pyrophosphatase/phosphodiesterase family member 5 isoform X2 — protein MDSKFCHVFFTLSALTISVTFSYHQDEQKVLLVSFDGFRWDYIYRVPTPNFDYIKEHGAYVKQVTNVFVTTTYPNHYTLVTGLYPESHGIIANDMYDSVQNKTFSLEHLEIYDSEFWEDATPIWITNQKAGHETGAAMWPGTDVKIHGEFPTYYMPYNQSVSFEDRVTRIIEWFKLEKSINFALLYWEDPDEMGHNLGPDNPLMDSVISDIDSKIGYLIKELMKEKLWNTVNLIITSDHGMTQCSGERIIELDHYINPNDYFLIDNSPVRGILPKKGKLDKIYAALTNAHPNLTVYKKEDIPERFHYKHHHRIQPILIMADKGWTIIQNRSNTFMLGNHGYDNEFSDMHPLFLAHGPTFKKNISKNSMNSTDLYPLLCHILNIPPMPHNGSLANVKELLSETVPTVVPHSMMTPQSNVNLRIYKLQSYAYFMGVFLGSMIVIVFLIVFIKHLTHSQMPTIQERNVEIAQPLLWS, from the exons ATGGATTCAAAATTCTGCCATGTGTTCTTCACACTCTCTGCATTAACAATTTCAGTCACATTTTCCTACCACCAAGATGAACAGAAAGTTCTGCTAGTTTCTTTTGATGGATTCCGTTGGGATTACATCTACAGAGTCCCCACGcccaattttgattatataaaggaGCATGGTGCCTATGTCAAGCAAGTTACTAATGTTTTTGTTACAACAACTTATCCTAATCACTATACTTTGGTGACTGGTCTCTACCCAGAGAGTCATGGTATAATTGCCAATGACATGTATGATTCTGTCCAGAACAAAACCTTCTCCTTGGAGCACTTGGAAATCTATGATTCAGAATTTTGGGAAGATGCAACTCCAATATGGATTACAAATCAAAAAGCAGGCCATGAGACAGGTGCTGCGATGTGGCCTGGGACAGATGTGAAAATACATGGAGAATTTCCTACTTATTATATGCCTTATAATCAATCTGTTTCATTTGAAGACAGAGTCACAAGAATTATTGAATGGTTTAAGTTAGAGAAATCCATAAATTTTGCTCTTCTTTACTGGGAAGATCCTGATGAGATGGGTCACAATTTAGGGCCAGACAATCCACTCATGGACTCTGTCATTTCTGATATTGACAGTAAGATAGGATATCTCATCAAAGAGCTGATGAAAGAAAAGTTGTGGAATACCGTGAACCTAATTATCACAAGTGATCATGGAATGACACAGTGTTCTGGGGAAAGGATCATAGAACTTGACCACTATATCAATCCAAATGACTATTTCCTGATAGACAATTCACCAGTGAGAGGCATTTTGCCAAAAAAAG gtAAATTGGACAAGATTTATGCAGCACTGACTAATGCTCATCCTAATCTAACTGTTTATAAAAAGGAGGACATTCCGGAAAGATTTCATTACAAGCACCATCACAGAATTCAACCCATTTTGATAATGGCTGACAAAGGATGGACCATTATACAGAATAGATCTAATACATTCATGT TAGGTAATCATGGTTACGATAATGAATTTTCTGATATGCATCCATTGTTCTTGGCCCATGGTCCTACTTTCAAGAAGAATATTTCAAAGAATTCCATGAACTCGACAGATTTGTATCCACTTCTGTGCCATATTCTTAACATTCCTCCAATGCCACATAATGGATCACTAGCAAACGTAAAGGAACTGCTTTCTGAAACAGTTCCCACAGTGGTTCCCCATAGTATGATGACTCCACAGAGCAATGTGAACCTAAGGATTTATAAACTGCAGTCATATGCATACTTTATGGGAGTTTTCCTAGGTAGCATGATAGTCATTGTGTTTctaatagtatttattaaacacttaactcATAGCCAAATGCCCACCATACAAGAGCGGAATGTTGAAATAGCTCAACCATTGCTATGGTCCTAA
- the ENPP5 gene encoding ectonucleotide pyrophosphatase/phosphodiesterase family member 5 isoform X1, with protein MFIGTICVSEPSARVGLINHSRTPELDSCIVMSFWSSENEGQQPTNRPTNEVMVELSETLLEMGDTWVFPDCFLKMDSKFCHVFFTLSALTISVTFSYHQDEQKVLLVSFDGFRWDYIYRVPTPNFDYIKEHGAYVKQVTNVFVTTTYPNHYTLVTGLYPESHGIIANDMYDSVQNKTFSLEHLEIYDSEFWEDATPIWITNQKAGHETGAAMWPGTDVKIHGEFPTYYMPYNQSVSFEDRVTRIIEWFKLEKSINFALLYWEDPDEMGHNLGPDNPLMDSVISDIDSKIGYLIKELMKEKLWNTVNLIITSDHGMTQCSGERIIELDHYINPNDYFLIDNSPVRGILPKKGKLDKIYAALTNAHPNLTVYKKEDIPERFHYKHHHRIQPILIMADKGWTIIQNRSNTFMLGNHGYDNEFSDMHPLFLAHGPTFKKNISKNSMNSTDLYPLLCHILNIPPMPHNGSLANVKELLSETVPTVVPHSMMTPQSNVNLRIYKLQSYAYFMGVFLGSMIVIVFLIVFIKHLTHSQMPTIQERNVEIAQPLLWS; from the exons atgttcatagggactatttgtgtctcaGAGCCTTCCGCTCGTGTGGGTCTAATCAACCACAGTCGGACACCCGAACTTGATTCTtgcatagtgatgtcattttggtcctctgagaaCGAAGGGCAACAACCAACCAACCGACCAACTAATGAAGTGATGGTAGAATTAAGTGAGACTCTTTTAGAGATGGGAGACACTTGGGTGTTTCCAG ATTGTTTTCTGAAAATGGATTCAAAATTCTGCCATGTGTTCTTCACACTCTCTGCATTAACAATTTCAGTCACATTTTCCTACCACCAAGATGAACAGAAAGTTCTGCTAGTTTCTTTTGATGGATTCCGTTGGGATTACATCTACAGAGTCCCCACGcccaattttgattatataaaggaGCATGGTGCCTATGTCAAGCAAGTTACTAATGTTTTTGTTACAACAACTTATCCTAATCACTATACTTTGGTGACTGGTCTCTACCCAGAGAGTCATGGTATAATTGCCAATGACATGTATGATTCTGTCCAGAACAAAACCTTCTCCTTGGAGCACTTGGAAATCTATGATTCAGAATTTTGGGAAGATGCAACTCCAATATGGATTACAAATCAAAAAGCAGGCCATGAGACAGGTGCTGCGATGTGGCCTGGGACAGATGTGAAAATACATGGAGAATTTCCTACTTATTATATGCCTTATAATCAATCTGTTTCATTTGAAGACAGAGTCACAAGAATTATTGAATGGTTTAAGTTAGAGAAATCCATAAATTTTGCTCTTCTTTACTGGGAAGATCCTGATGAGATGGGTCACAATTTAGGGCCAGACAATCCACTCATGGACTCTGTCATTTCTGATATTGACAGTAAGATAGGATATCTCATCAAAGAGCTGATGAAAGAAAAGTTGTGGAATACCGTGAACCTAATTATCACAAGTGATCATGGAATGACACAGTGTTCTGGGGAAAGGATCATAGAACTTGACCACTATATCAATCCAAATGACTATTTCCTGATAGACAATTCACCAGTGAGAGGCATTTTGCCAAAAAAAG gtAAATTGGACAAGATTTATGCAGCACTGACTAATGCTCATCCTAATCTAACTGTTTATAAAAAGGAGGACATTCCGGAAAGATTTCATTACAAGCACCATCACAGAATTCAACCCATTTTGATAATGGCTGACAAAGGATGGACCATTATACAGAATAGATCTAATACATTCATGT TAGGTAATCATGGTTACGATAATGAATTTTCTGATATGCATCCATTGTTCTTGGCCCATGGTCCTACTTTCAAGAAGAATATTTCAAAGAATTCCATGAACTCGACAGATTTGTATCCACTTCTGTGCCATATTCTTAACATTCCTCCAATGCCACATAATGGATCACTAGCAAACGTAAAGGAACTGCTTTCTGAAACAGTTCCCACAGTGGTTCCCCATAGTATGATGACTCCACAGAGCAATGTGAACCTAAGGATTTATAAACTGCAGTCATATGCATACTTTATGGGAGTTTTCCTAGGTAGCATGATAGTCATTGTGTTTctaatagtatttattaaacacttaactcATAGCCAAATGCCCACCATACAAGAGCGGAATGTTGAAATAGCTCAACCATTGCTATGGTCCTAA